In a single window of the Gemmatimonadota bacterium genome:
- a CDS encoding DEAD/DEAH box helicase, whose product MTALLTSSDSTGMTAPSSRRWPRIVAESLAGVSDPLRTVGRRPESATLAAVQAAAVAAFAVGRAIERPPAFLQLHQVDAWRRAHFAMARFGGALLAEPVGSGKSWIALGLAHSEHRPALVIAPAVLLEQWHQTSAAAGVPIQTWSHERLSRGSLPPGQHSLVVVDEAHRFRDPAIRRVATLAPWLLGRRTLLLTATPIVNQLRDLVTLLRLIVPEDALLLDGIPSLPAIAQLEIPPVALRRLVIRSAATPRYADRQLHRIGTSPQEAARIERAIAGIDSLVLSRTPAFRRLLRSVLLDAAASSDAALHRACARYRALLLHGRDAGGVSRASIRQFAGEALEQLVFWDLLGTDHDGELALEDIDRVDTIRAAPPDDSAWIEELVSAIPPLHSGDGVRGQADAGVTVCFTRHRATAQALRESLGDAVGWVTGSDAGIGPHRLTRAVLLEAFGTRRHLWRARREPPRLLIATDVAAEGLDLQSAGCLVHVDLPWTAMRVEQREGRLLRIGQQHQQVRVVVRVPPPAMEAALASRARIRRKRSLSERWLAALGRSAATVTALPAVPLVATVADGSPDAALLVVATSRGTHTGARILVRIGDESWCADPAAAAALWQRAHAGIGGTLAAIPDDLAFDFATALREVVGALAPAPGSTPSLTGRIQRLARTAAARRDAAALAALDRLLRFAIAPPTLGGRILIDTLAAAPDRDLLRTPVPDLPRQSAVAARVVAALLFRSSAAPLRCPDA is encoded by the coding sequence ATGACTGCACTGCTGACCTCCTCGGACTCGACCGGAATGACCGCGCCCTCCTCGCGCCGCTGGCCGCGCATCGTCGCTGAGTCGCTGGCCGGTGTGAGCGACCCCCTCCGCACCGTGGGTCGCCGGCCAGAGAGCGCAACGCTCGCGGCGGTGCAGGCCGCAGCAGTCGCGGCGTTTGCAGTGGGGCGCGCTATCGAGCGACCGCCAGCGTTTCTTCAGCTGCATCAGGTCGACGCCTGGCGCCGGGCACACTTTGCCATGGCCCGGTTTGGTGGCGCCCTGCTCGCAGAGCCGGTCGGCAGCGGCAAGAGCTGGATTGCACTTGGTCTTGCGCACTCCGAGCACCGACCAGCACTCGTGATCGCACCTGCCGTGTTGCTCGAACAATGGCACCAGACGTCAGCGGCAGCCGGAGTGCCCATCCAGACCTGGTCGCACGAACGGCTCAGTCGTGGTTCCCTGCCACCGGGGCAGCATTCACTTGTCGTCGTCGATGAGGCACATCGTTTCCGCGATCCGGCGATTCGCCGCGTTGCGACGCTCGCGCCGTGGCTCCTCGGCAGGCGGACGCTGCTGCTCACCGCAACACCAATCGTCAACCAGCTGCGGGATCTCGTCACGCTGCTTCGTCTCATCGTACCCGAGGATGCCCTCCTGCTCGATGGCATTCCGAGTCTCCCTGCCATCGCACAGCTCGAGATACCACCGGTCGCGTTGCGCCGACTGGTCATCCGCAGCGCGGCCACACCACGCTACGCCGATCGCCAGCTCCACCGGATCGGCACCAGTCCACAGGAAGCGGCACGGATCGAGCGAGCGATTGCCGGGATAGACTCGCTGGTGTTGAGCCGCACCCCGGCTTTTCGTCGCCTGCTTCGGAGCGTGCTCCTCGATGCCGCCGCATCGAGCGATGCCGCACTGCACCGCGCTTGCGCGCGCTATCGCGCACTCCTGCTGCACGGCCGCGATGCCGGTGGAGTCTCGCGGGCGAGCATTCGTCAATTCGCTGGCGAGGCCCTCGAGCAGCTGGTGTTCTGGGATCTGCTCGGCACCGACCACGATGGCGAACTCGCCCTCGAGGATATCGACCGAGTCGACACCATTCGCGCAGCTCCCCCCGACGACTCCGCCTGGATTGAAGAACTCGTGTCTGCGATACCGCCACTTCATTCTGGGGACGGGGTCCGAGGCCAAGCCGACGCCGGTGTGACCGTCTGCTTCACCCGTCATCGAGCCACGGCCCAGGCGCTACGCGAATCCCTTGGGGATGCGGTCGGCTGGGTCACGGGAAGTGACGCGGGCATCGGTCCGCATCGCCTCACGCGCGCGGTCTTGCTGGAAGCGTTTGGAACGCGCCGGCACCTTTGGCGGGCCCGGCGGGAGCCACCCCGGCTGCTCATCGCGACCGATGTCGCCGCGGAGGGGCTCGACCTGCAATCCGCCGGATGCCTCGTTCACGTGGACCTGCCGTGGACGGCGATGCGCGTGGAGCAGCGTGAGGGGCGTCTGCTCCGGATCGGGCAGCAGCACCAGCAGGTACGAGTGGTCGTCAGGGTTCCGCCTCCTGCCATGGAAGCGGCACTTGCGAGCCGCGCACGCATTCGACGCAAGCGCTCGCTCAGCGAGCGCTGGTTGGCAGCCCTCGGTCGCTCCGCGGCAACAGTGACAGCGCTTCCCGCCGTGCCCCTCGTGGCAACAGTTGCAGACGGCTCCCCCGATGCCGCGCTACTTGTCGTGGCCACAAGTCGCGGGACACACACCGGCGCGCGAATACTGGTTCGCATTGGCGATGAATCGTGGTGCGCTGACCCCGCTGCTGCCGCCGCCCTGTGGCAACGTGCACACGCGGGCATAGGTGGGACCCTCGCAGCCATTCCTGATGATCTCGCGTTCGACTTCGCCACAGCCCTGCGCGAAGTCGTGGGTGCGCTCGCGCCCGCCCCGGGAAGCACTCCCTCCCTCACCGGCAGGATCCAGCGACTCGCGCGCACCGCGGCCGCGCGTCGCGACGCCGCGGCGCTGGCGGCGCTCGATCGGTTGCTCCGCTTCGCGATCGCTCCGCCAACGCTCGGCGGTCGAATCCTGATCGACACGCTTGCGGCGGCCCCTGATCGCGACTTGCTCCGGACCCCGGTTCCCGACCTGCCGCGGCAATCGGCCGTCGCGGCTCGCGTCGTCGCGGCGCTCCTCTTCCGTTCTTCGGCTGCGCCGCTACGTTGCCCGGATGCCTGA
- a CDS encoding HAD-IA family hydrolase — MPDIQTVLFDLDGTLLDSVDLIVDSYHHTLAAHSLTPMTRDEILAGLGTTLYAVFGRMTDDPATIAAWVATYREYNLAHHDARARAYPGAVEMVRRIAAAGHRLGLVTSKNRGGAERGLRLMGLEGVMEVIVGADDVVKPKPDPEPVLLALERLGESAETTIFVGDSHHDIYSGRAAGVLTAGVTWGPFDRAHLEFAAPDYYCDTPDELLRLIRA; from the coding sequence ATGCCTGACATCCAGACCGTACTCTTCGACCTCGACGGAACCCTCCTCGATTCGGTCGACCTGATCGTCGACAGCTATCACCATACGCTGGCGGCCCACTCGCTGACACCGATGACGCGAGACGAAATTCTCGCCGGCCTGGGCACCACGCTCTACGCCGTCTTCGGGCGAATGACCGATGATCCGGCGACCATCGCAGCGTGGGTCGCGACCTATCGCGAATACAATCTCGCCCACCACGACGCGCGCGCCCGGGCCTATCCCGGGGCGGTCGAGATGGTCCGTCGCATTGCGGCCGCGGGACACCGGCTCGGCCTGGTCACCAGCAAGAACCGCGGTGGCGCCGAACGCGGGCTCCGGCTGATGGGACTCGAGGGCGTGATGGAAGTCATCGTGGGCGCCGACGATGTCGTGAAGCCGAAGCCCGACCCCGAGCCGGTGCTGCTGGCGCTCGAGCGACTCGGCGAGTCGGCAGAGACCACGATCTTCGTGGGCGACTCGCATCACGACATCTACTCTGGTCGCGCGGCCGGTGTACTGACGGCCGGAGTCACCTGGGGGCCGTTCGACCGCGCCCACCTCGAGTTCGCTGCACCCGACTATTACTGCGACACCCCCGACGAACTACTGAGGTTGATTCGCGCCTAG